The window GCCTGCTATTGGAAACATGGTGGCGGATGCTTTCTATTGGTATGCCAAAAAACTCTCTCGCGAAGTTGATAACAGCCAAAGACTTGTATTAACAGATGAAGGTGTGGCTATCCCTAAAGATCGCATTATTGGTGCTTCCAGCTACCAAAATACAGGGAAATTTAAATATAACGAGTATATGACCTTGTCTGCTCTGACGGACCACTATCCCAATCCGGAGCCGTTTGCTGTTCGTCGCATTACCGGACAACAGTTGACTGATTATATTCGTGAAAATCTGGTCTATTGGGATGCCAGCGGAGAGGTGGTGGTATCTTTTGCCTTCTCGCATAATTTGCGCGCCGTCATCAGTGGTATTAAGACCGAACGACAAGCCAATGGCAAAATGAAAGTGACTGCTGCGAAAGTGGATGTGTATGTGTTGACAGGCGCCGAAGGCGAGAGAAAGTACACTCCTATTGAATTAGATGGTACTTATTATTTGGCGATGCCGCATCACATGATGGTAGGTCTTTATGAAGCCAGCGGTTTTGCCAATACGGAAAGATATGGAGACTATACCGCCATTTATAAAGAAGAAAAACTTTCCTTCTCTGACGTAATGGAATCTTTCTTCAGAACGGCCAGTGCCAGTAGAGCCAGTAAACGTCCTGAAAGCATGACTCCGCGTAAATGGTATCGTTCACAGGCCCTGCCCATTGATGTGAAGCCTAACCATGTGCCTTTCCGAGAATATTACATCACTGATGAAAATGGGGCACGTACGATTATAGAAGAATCACAAATTCATTGGGTTAAAAACAGACCGTATCAGAAAATTGATCTGGGCGGACGTCATATTCTGGTACCGGTGCAGTCTATCCCTGTTTTTGAAACACATGCCGGCCGTATCTTAAATGCAGATAATGCTCTGCCGGGTGGTGTCTTGCCCGATAAGGCCACACTGGATGCTCTTTACTCCGGTGAACTGTCTTGGGGTGACGTGTTCGGAGATGGAGAAGCAGGTGCAGCAGGCCAAACAGGGGGAGCCGTGTCAGAGACAGGTGCTGCACAAACCCCCATCGCTGGGACTGTGGCGCAAGCAGGCGAGGTGCAAGCAGCCTCCAGCCAAAATAAACTTGGGGACAAGATACTAGGCAGTGGCATCTTGCAAGTTGTTATGGTGGCCGGTGCGGCATTGGGGCTTTCCCTTTTAGATGCATTAACACCTGGTACCGGTCTGTTGGCGGCGGCTGTTTTGCCCATCGGTTTTAAGGCATCTTCTAACAAGCAATCCTTTGTTATTAATCCGTCTACTGATACTGATAACGTGGCCATGATTGGTTTAGGTACTGGGGATAAAAAAGATTGGCTGCAAAATAACCGTACTCTTAAACGAGAGCGCATGGACGAAATGTGGGCCGCCATCCCGACGGATATTAAGCAATCCATTCCCAAAAAATTCTCTTTGTATAGAGGAATGTTTTTACATTCTTTGAATGATTTGGACAACATTTTGGCCAATGGTTTGCAATTAACCAAATCCTTGCCGCATGAAGCCATTTTCTTTCAAGCAAGTTTTAGTAATTTTAATGGCGGCGTTAAAACAGATAATCCAGTCCTGTTTTATGCTACGGAAGCATTTAAAGGCATACCATTATTGGTAATGATGAAGAACGGTACTGAAAACATCGCAGTTCGCCATGATTTAATTGATTCGTATAGATTGGTACCGCAAGATATTTCTCCTGAAAAATTTGTCACTTTTGCCTATTTGCGCCACAATGGTGTGAAAGGTTGGTATCAAGTAGCAAAAGCAGATAACGGTCAAATTTTGGCTACGCCTATAACTGACTACTTTGAAAATGACGCTAAGAAATTACCTCAGGCTACTCCAAATAATCAAAGTTTTGCCCAAACATTAGGTAATTTTATACAAAATAACAAATTCTCTACTTTACTGGTTGCTGGGGTAGGGGTAGCATGGGGGTTTGGCCTTCTGGATGCTCTATCCGCCGGTATTAGCTTGTTGCCGATAGTCCTTTCTTCTCTTTTCAATGCTAAGTCTTCGCCCAAATCTTCTATACTGAAGACTTTGACTATTTCTGTTGATGATACAAAAAACGTATTAATGCCCCTTTCCTTTTTTACGCAAAAAGAAATGGACGCTTGGTATGCCTTAAATCCTCAATACAAGAATAGATATGAGCAAGGATTTGGCACCAAACAAGACTTGGAAAATACTTTCCTGCTTAATCAAAGAACGGAAAAAATGTTGGGGGTGGGATATAATTTTGAAAATTATTTAAAGGATAATTTTTATCACTATGCCAGCGTGCAGGGAAGAAACTTGAATTTGACGAAAGTTCGTGATATTCTGCTTCGTGGATTGGATACAAAAACTCCGGTTGGAGGCTTGTTTACTGCTGATTTAGAGAGTGTACCATTTGTTCTGGCGGTAAAACATAGTGCAAAAGGTAAATTTGGTGCTGGCGAAATATTACAGGAATCTTTATCTCCGAAAGACTTTACTGCCTTTGCTTTTTTACGCGGTGGATGGGATCTGGATATGGATTGGTATCAAATTTCCGTTAATAAAAATGGTGAAATTGTGGCGGTACCTGCTGAAAGATATTTCATGAATCTGCAATCTCGCAACAATTCCCCCCTCCGCCAAGCAGTTAAGTTAGCGCAAGAGGCGGTTGGGCAAATATCTTCTAAAGTAGTTTCCGGTTGGAAAACCTTTAAGCAGAAATTTGCTACTACTGCTTATTTAAATCCTGCTACTGATACGGATAAAGTGGCCTTGCCGTATATAAACCCCTCTCTTTCGTGGGATGTTGCTGTCGGTTCTCCAATGGCGCAAGAGATGCAACGGGCTCATGCTATGTTTGAGGCTATCCCCGCTACCATCAATGAACAGATGCTTGCTAAGTATTTCTCCTTGCATACAGGAGCTTTGGCGCCGTCTTTAACTGAGTTAAAAGGTATTTTAACCAAAGGAATTGAATCCTCTAAAATTCCTTATCAATCGGTTTTTAGTGATGAGTTGTTATTTGAGCAGAACCCCGTATTTCTTTCCGCATCTAGTTGGTTAAAAGGAATCCCCGTTTTGGCTATGATCAAGAAAGATTCCTCTTTTGCTACGTTATCTGCTGAAAAATATCAAGGTAATTCATATGTGTTGGAACAAGGAATGGATATACCGGCCGATCAATTTGTGGCTTTTGCTTATTTAAATCAAAACGGGGTTTCCGGTTGGTATCAGGTGGCTAATGGAGATAATGGGAAAATTGTTGCTACGCCTATGGCTAAATACTTTGCCTCTTTGGAACGCCAAAATTTTACCACAGGCCAAAAAATAGTTAACTTCTTGAAAAATAATAAATTGGCTTCCTTTCTTTTAGTTGGTAGTGCCGTAGCAGTAGGACTGGGCCTTTTAGATGTTATGACTGCTGGTACAGGTATTTTTACGGCGGCTATTTTGCCGGTAGGCCTTAGATCTGCTGCGGATCGGAAACGGCTAGAGACAAATGTGAACGTAGCCGTAAAATCCGTATCGGACAAGATGTTCTCTCAACCATTAAATGTACCCGTTGGAAAGCATGTGTCTGATGTATTAATGGATCAAGTGTTGCGTTCGTTAAAAAATATTCCCATCAGACAAGACAGCAAAGAGTTGTTAGCGGCTCAAGTAGGGAAGGAATTAAGCCAAAAACTCCCCCACGCCACTCGTTTTACGGCCGCTTCGGATAAATATAGTTTTATTTCCGGTGAGGCTCGCTCGCCCAAAGGTCTTTTAAAAGCCATTCCTAACGAGATGAAGGCCGGAGCGGACTTATATCGCGGTTTAAGAATATTTGATTTAGAGGATATTCAAAATATTTTAACTACCGGTTTGAAAGTCAGCCAAACTCGTTCTAGTTTGAAAAGAAATTATTTGAGCTCTGATATTTCTTCGGCGGTGCTCTATTCAATGCAAAACCCGCATATTTGGAGCGATTTCCGCCAATATGACAAAGAAAGTGCGGATCAACACGCTATTCCTGTAATTGTTGGGATGAAACAAACCGACAAGATAAATGTTTCTTCTCAAGGGGATGAACAGGTTGGCATTACTTCTCAGGATATTCCTGCTTCCGAACTTAGTTTTGTAGCAGCCTACATGACTATTAACGGAAATACCGGTTGGTATAAATTAGCCATAGATAATGGAGAAATGGTGGCAATGCCGTTCTCTACTAAGCAAGAATTTATAACAAATGGCCTATGGCATCAAGTGCAGGATGGCGGTGCACTCGCTGCGCAACATTCTTCTAAAGAAAAAACCTTTCAATCCATCTCAAAAACTGTATCTAACTTCTTTAAAAAGAATAAATTAGCCAGCTTCGTTTTAATGGCCTTAGGTCTTGGATTTTTAGATGCCTTGTTGAGCGGTACCGGCTTATTGACAATGGCTATAGTACCTTTTGGCTTTACCGGTCTTGATGAAGAAGGGTTGGATATCTTAAAAGAAGAACAGGCCGTCAAAAGTGCCTATGCAACTACCTTTAACCAAGATTTACAAAGACATTTAGCCAATAGAGCCGCCGGAATTGAAGAAGCTAAAGAAGCACCCCTTTCTTTTGATGAAGTGGCCCCTGCTCCCATTCCGCAACCGGTATTATTACAGAAAAAGGCTCATGTTTTTAGAGCTCCTATTGAAAAAGTCGGAGGAGTAGGTGCTTTTGTAAATTGGTTGACGCGTTTGCATCCGAACAGAGCCAACAAAACAGTTGCAGTGCCTACAGCAGCCAGAAATACGACATCTACTGTATATATAAATGCCCCCATGCAAAATCTTAAAGATGCTCCGGAAATTTTGGATATGCCGAATACGAAAGAGGCTTTGCTCGCCACATATGCAAAGAATTTGCCAAAAGGTATATCTCCAAATGTTGCTAAGCAAACAGTTATTCTCAATTTTTCTGATTTGCATGGTTTGCCAGCAACCAGCGTTATACAGATTTTAGAAGCACATTGGGATGCTTTTGGCAGAGAGAATGTAATCGTAGTATCCGGCGGAGATATTGCTACCGGCGGTTATATTTTAAACGAACATTCTGAATTAGGGGCTTATATCTTATCTCATACAGATGCTGCCTTGTACGGAAATCATGAGTTTGACATGGCTAACGACTATGTGGCTAACTTGCTGACGCTTAAATCTTTTGGCTTATGGAGCACAAACATGGCCGAAAGCAAAGTGGGTAGCGGTCCTGCTATATTGGGCAATCAAGTGCGTATGTTTAAAGGGGTCATAGATACCTTGCCTTTTACGGTCAAAACTACTATCAACAAAGAAAGAGTGATGGTGGTTGGTCTGCCTAAGGCCGGATACGGCAATGTGTTTTATACCCAACCGGAGCAGGCCCATGCCTCTGTAAAAGAAACTTTAGATGTGGCTATTGCGTACGCAAAGCAGCATCCGGTAGATCATATTATTATAGTGGCACATGAAGCATTAAATGACCATAGAGCCGATACTCGCTCTAAAGAGATTGCAAGTGCTTTAGCAGCTGCTCCTGAAAATATACGCAAAATTGTACGCGTCGTCTATGAAGGACATTCGCACAAACCGCAAATGTGGGTGTCTGATACGGACAATATTTTGCATACTCAAGGCTCTGCAAAAGGCGAGGCTACCAATGGCATCGTGGGAACGGTGCTCTATCGTGTTCCGGGTCGTGCTACTTATGTTTCCACTCAACTGTGGAATTCTACAGACGGGGCTATGCAAGCCCCTGTACCGGGTACGGCTGCACATATTTATAATACCATTGAAAAACAATTAGAAAATATGCATGGTGGTTTAGATAAACCTTTTGCCTTATTTACCGAGCCACTTGCACGCTTTAAAGATGAACCTAATAAAGGCTCTGCTGAAAACGGATATATCAATTATCACGATAATTCCGCCAGCAACTTTATGGCTGATGCCGAACGTAATGCCATCAAACAAAAGATTAGGATTTCTCCCATGACCGGTGTGGCGGAACTGATGGATCACGGATTAGGATCTGCGCCGGTGGCTATTGATAAATATCAGGTAATTGGCGCTGCTAGTAAAGATAACTCCGGTAAAGTGCCCTACAAAGGTGCCATGACTTTGCGTTTGTTGAGTGAACACTTTCCTAATCCGGAGCCAACTTCTTTGGCCAGAACGACCGGTTTGGGATTTATAGAATTGGTGAAGAATAATATTTCTATCATTGATGGAAAGATTGTTCCTACATTCTATTTTTCCCACAATGTTCGTATTGCTTATGATGTGGAAATTGGTACCCGACAAGTCAAAAAAATTGTAAAAGAAAAAGTGAATGGGAAAGAAGTAGCAGTAGAGAAAGAAGTGTCGGAAACATATCCGGTAGTACATGACGTGCATGTGTATATGTTGGGCTACGATGATAAATACACCCCCATTGATGAAGAAGGTATTTATTATTTGGCTATGCCGGACCATATGAGAGTAGGCTGGTACGAAGGAAAAGATATTCCTTTCTTCTTAGATAAGAATCCTGTTTATATTGAAGGGTTGGACCGTATGTCTACTACGATGCAAAAGTTTATGCAATCGGCCCCCGTTCAATTAGCTCAGAAGATACGCTTACATCCGCCTCATTGGTATGAAAATCAATTGGCTCCTGTCAGACCAATGGTTTCTGATGTGGATAACCCGATGAACTTGCCGGTGTTTGCTCCGCGCTATGGCCGTATGTTAGATTTGCGCTCTCTGCCTTTCATCCCGACCAAAGAGCAGTTAGATGCCTTATACGCTGGAGAATTGGAATATGGCGACGTGTTTGGGGATGAAGATGTGGGCCCTATTTCTGCATTACCTCATCTTAATTTAGGAGGAACTCCTGCCGGAGCATCGGCAGGAGTTTCCGCATCTGCTACGCAACTGACGGAGTTGGTGTTTAAGATCAGATATCTGCTGATGGATCCGAGTATACCGACAAATCAACTGGAACGTCTTGTCCAAATATTCCAATTTTTACGCAGGTATGCCAATAGTGTTTCTCAATCTCAATTAAATGAATTTAGAAAATACGTGCAACAAATTACGGCCACATCCAAAAAACCTCATGCGGTGATGTGGTTAGGGCCCGGATTTGCTTTTAACGATTTGGAGATGGCTATGAGCAGTTATGCCGGTGCGTTTAATATGGTGATACGGGCCAACCGTCAATTACAGGATATTTTTCAAGCCATAAAACCCAAACAAGAAAACACCCTTATCTTATACGGTCATGGTGCGATTGATCAGTGGCCGTCTGTCGAGCAGCGCACTTGGCTCTCCGTTATGGGTAAAGACTCAATTGTATCTTTAGAAGATCTTTTAAGAGGTCTTGCCAAAACGAAATCTTCTTTTACCAACATAGTACTGCCCACCTGTTTAACGGGCCAAGTGGTGGAGGATTGGGCTCGTATTTCGCGTGAACATCCGGAATTAACGCGCAATGTGGCTATTTTTACATTGGGTTCTCGTTATCTAAACACACATCCGATGTACTTCCGTGCCGGTTCTTATCTTAATTCTGCTCAAGGCAGCATCATGCGCGCTTGGTTTAACATGTTGGCCGCTAATGGAGATGGTATTGCTAACAGAGTGATTGCCAATGGCAAAGTAATTGAACCTTTGAAATTGGCTATTAAAAAGGCCAATGAAATGATTTCCTCTGCTAGTGCAGAAGAAGTGCAACAGTTAACTAATCTGCGCGATGAAATAGTTTCTTTAAAGAAAATTGCCGATGCCAGCAATCCGCGCGAACTTTATAAAGCACTTCTTAATCACGAACGTGCCTATCCGGGCAAGGTGGACAATTTGCACAAATGGATGCCGGTCATCGGCAATCAAATAATGGATACAAACCAACGGCCGTTTAGTTTTGGAAGATTGCCTCAAAGTTTTACTTGGGGTATCGAACGTTGGGCTGTGGAAATACCGGTACCGTTTGTTCATTTAGACAGAAATACGGTTGATTTCATCAGCCAAGTGGCCTTGGAGGCTTATGAAGCAGCCTTGCCTCTTAACGCGACCTCTGACAAAAAAAGACAACGGTAATAGAAAGTGTGGTGCAACCGCTAAAAAACCGGTTATCTTGTTATAAATATAAAATAAAGACCCCCGCTATTTGCGGGGGTTTTTGACTCTTGATTTTCGGTCACGCGCTCGAAGAAAAAATATTTAAAAAAAGATGGTACTTTTACGTAAAATCTGCTAGAATGAAAGAGATGTTTTATTTTATCTTACAAGAGGACAATTATGGACGGAAATACAACCAAAAAGCCCGTAGTAGTCGGTATCGGTGAACTACTGTGGGACGTTTTCCCCACCGGCAAAGTAGCCGGCGGTGCGCCGATCAACTTTGTATATCATGCTACTCAATTGGGTTCTGAAGGTCACGCCATCAGTGCCGTAGGTAATGATCTTTTCGGTACGGAGATTATCCAAGAGTTAGAAAAAAATAATATTGCCTACCTCTGCGAAACCATTTCTTACCCCACCGGTAGTGTAAAAGTAGAACTTAAAAATGGGCAACCCAGCTATACCATCATTGAAGATGTTGCTTGGGACCATATCCCCCTCTCTCAAAAAGCCATTGAACTGGTAAAAAAAGCCGACGCTGTCTGCTTTGGTACTTTGGCCTTACGCAACAATGATTCTAAAGAAACCGTAGAAACTTTGGTCGGTTATGCTCCTGCCAATGCCTTGCGCTTCTTTGATATCAACTTGCGCCAACACTATTACAGCAAAGAACTGATTGAAGAACTTTTGGGCAAAGCCAATGTTTTCAAAATCAATGATGACGAAATTAAAGTCATTAAAGAAATGTTTAACTTGGAAGGCTCTGAAGACGATATCTGCAAATGGTTCTTGGAAAAATACAATTTGCGCTATGTCGTGTTAACGGCTGGCGATAAATATAGCGTCATTTACTCCCCCACCGAAGTATCCCGCATTGACACCCCCAAAGTGCAAGTGGCCGATACCGTTGGCGCGGGTGATGCTTTCTCCGGTGCTTTTGTAGCCGGCATTTTAGCGGGTAAATCCTTGCGCGAATCTCATGAACAAGCCGTCAAAACGGCAGCTTTCGTGTGCACCAAAACCGGCGCATGGCCTGCTTATAATTAATAAGGAGAATGTATGACTGAGAAGAAAGAATCTTCATTAGTTGTAAAATTAGTACCGGTAATGCTGGCGTTCTTTGCCATGGGTTTCGTGGATTCCGTCGGCACCGCTACCAACTACGTAAAGGAAAGTTTCGGTTTGTCTAACACCGTAGCTAACCTCTGCCCTTCTATGGTGTTTTTCTGGTTCTTGGTATGTTCCGTTCCTACGGGCATGCTGATGAACAAAATCGGCCGCCGCAAAACGGTGCTTATCAGCTTGGGTGTCACCATTGCTGCTTTGGTCCTTCCGTTGTTGTCTTATAATTTTGCGACCATGATGATTGCCTTTGCCTTGTTAGGTATCGGTAATGCTTTGATGCAGGTTTCTTTGAACCCCTTAGTGTCCAACATCGTAAGCGGAGATAAACTCGCCAGCTTTATGACCTTTGGTCAGTTCGTAAAAGCCATTGCTTCTTTTATCGCCCCGATTTTGGCCGCTTGGTTTGCTGCCAAATATCAAAATTGGGCTTTGATGTACGGTTTGTTTGCCATCGAAGGCGTTATTGCTTTCATCCTCTTGGCTAAAGAAGACATCAAAGAAGAAGAAATCACCGGCAAACCTTCCACCTTTACGGAATGTTTAGCCTTGTTGGGCAACGGCACCATCTTGTTGTGCTTTGTGGGTATTATGTGCCACGTAGGTATTGACGTAGGTACCAACACCGCCGCTCCGCAAATCTTGATGGATCGTTTAGGTTGGCCTTTGGAAAAAGCCATCTATGCCACCAGCATTTACTTCATGTTCCGCACCATCGGTTGTTTCTCCGGTTCTTTCTTGTTGGCTAAATTGCCGGCGAAAGTGGTGTTCGGCGTGAGCGTATTCTTTATGTTGGCTGCTATGGGCGGTTTATTTGTGTTCCAAAGCCAATGGCCGCTTTACGTATGTATTGCTTTGATCGGTTTGGGCAACTCCAACATCTTCCCGATCATCTTCTCTCAAGCCTTGCTCCAATTACCGGAAAAGAAAAACGAAGTGTCCGGTTTGATGATTATGGGCTTAGTAGGTGGTACGGTATTCCCGTTGTTGATGGGTTTTGCCTCTGATGCTATGGGTTCTCAAGTCGGCTCTGTAGCCGTCATGACGGTAGCCGTAGTGTACTTGTTGTGCTTGGTTGCTAAAATCAAGAAAATTGCCTAATTTGTTTAGGGATAAAAACCCCGCCTTTTAGGTGGGGTTTTTTGTTTTAAGATGTTTTTGTTAATAAAAAAGATATTAGGACTTGACTTGTTTTTTTTTTTTGTTAAATTTTTTATATCAGGAAAAATTTAACAAAAAGGAGTTTTGGATATGAAAAAAATGTCTAAACGTAATGTCGGCGGTTTCACGCTGATTGAATTGTTAGTAGTAGTGTTAATTATCGGTATCTTGTCTGCGGTGGCTTTGCCACAATATCAAAAGACAGTGCTTAAAAGCCGTACCGCTGAAGCATGGGCGAATTTGAACTCAATAAATAAAGCAGTAAATGCTTATTGTTTGGAAAATCCGACGAGTTCTGGAGATTATAGTGAGATAAAAGATGTCTTGCCTATTGAAGTAGATGATTCTAATAATTTTTCTTATATCGGAAAGTTTTCATGTCGTGATATTACGAGGACTGATGGTGGTGTTTATGTTGGGGCAAACTATAATAAAGGCGGAAAGTCTTTTAAATTAGGGCTTGGACCGGGAGGAGAACGCTTTTGCGCCGGAAACAATTGTGGCGATTTAGGCTATGTTAAGTATGGTTTCTTTTCTAACGGACGTTGCCACTGTGGTGTAGGTAGTGGTAATTGCTACTACATGGATTAAATAATATTATGTAAAATCCCTAAATCAAAAATCCCCAAACTGTTGTTTGGGGATTTTTATATTTAATTTTTCT of the Elusimicrobiaceae bacterium genome contains:
- a CDS encoding carbohydrate kinase; translated protein: MDGNTTKKPVVVGIGELLWDVFPTGKVAGGAPINFVYHATQLGSEGHAISAVGNDLFGTEIIQELEKNNIAYLCETISYPTGSVKVELKNGQPSYTIIEDVAWDHIPLSQKAIELVKKADAVCFGTLALRNNDSKETVETLVGYAPANALRFFDINLRQHYYSKELIEELLGKANVFKINDDEIKVIKEMFNLEGSEDDICKWFLEKYNLRYVVLTAGDKYSVIYSPTEVSRIDTPKVQVADTVGAGDAFSGAFVAGILAGKSLRESHEQAVKTAAFVCTKTGAWPAYN
- a CDS encoding MFS transporter, whose amino-acid sequence is MYWQRAGMPIIGTLKNAWGTLTEGNYLYNIAPIRFANNKFYQAQQTLDDIKATVPQFFVNAQFNVKGTQKYVEKILQAFVPRTSLTLSANGLGAVLNTFKHKSAIRKYAAEITTSVESIAKKWLSSGPIKVGVGESIVFAIGNDVLASVENMAISSRVKQNLAFALADEIVKQIPGATRIFTEQDHRNFISGAFRNEDAILAAIPAEMSAGAQSFQGIKIFAMEDLVSIFTEGLKDGSMYQKLNISNMSSTAYAAAQYAVSDTVLPEHKELFKTMMDRESIPVVVGIKKSVQVNNGIIPQSDLSFVAAYMTINGKAGWYNITAAYGDLLVVPFSATQPFVKEDVVFPVEVNNSSKSGILYSGLPVMSFYNSFKKMFAGISNYFKNAANRPEQTVDQARALNKARALRFLAMLGAFSAMTGFGDFVAPAVALLKADLGLSTFMASLVTLSGFSMFALSVPLSILQAKFGRTAMIRIGLAVSALGMLIPTIVIGTQPLTTMNQFYVVLGSIALLCAGSTTLKNAASALVFDVAQSNEKAGSALSILDATKIAPTILNWVLPGALAAAGMNWTWLFPIYGSILGLGFVGSLFLNVAESTPAKKVSSFKEGVQSVFGTYKLLKNKNLALLFMAGFSYIGAEIGAMSNAPLLLENVFGIPASTASTITLGTLVAGLFASRWLAPLIPERFLGAKTLIASGVVSLVGLGMVLSGVQGVAIAGLALTGLGYGNIFSMIINLAQAEDTTRVDEITGLLMTSIMGGGLLTPVMATFADAAGPLMSFVIPTVLVSGIVGVGIRSLLRGGKGPGAAAAKKAFSINASTNANDVMMPTLDIPNFRTWDHHFILEQRAKDRATAMLGTISKSDYQTLGELASFGGAMNIRSLDRFRDVLINGLAVNERGFTFQRGINAKNLHSSLSRTAEENIPLMILLKTGAEDDILQLRGYENTYRAVSKALPADQLITIAYLRNNNAEGWYHVSIGTDNQIKAVPLKQYLAGIRAENTVFRKVVNFFKNHKWLGLGLTAGAVVLGLGMLDILTPGMGLLTAAVLPVGFKSGSGSVFSVNPLTDTEKVAFPNNAASSQTVAEAKQVLNDRFDTMWQAMPQSVKETIHASFLQQGMFVHSLADVKNILTEGLTSQQAATFESNFYGTTNAHYGSTMSDALSLEQGIPVMLLVEKGTNLTNLSSKQFTTLAYLRNGNAEGWYQMSVGRNGKMDAMPVSRYFDMVAAPRKAFSVNAAKDTEKVALPNAGYANQSTSEVVNILDDRFNAMWQAMPQSVKETIHASFLQQGFVAGSLEDVKSVVRDGLSAQQAAGFESNLYGTGDGHYGSTMSNALSIEQGIPVMLLTNKATSSGALSTDKFITLAYLRTDNNAGWYQISAGRGNKLNATPIEDYFAHQLQVGQQGFVQKSVNFVKSNKVLHFVLFAGAVALGLGLFDALTVGTGVLTAATSIFIPVSDLGSIDPRSIPTAEEVSAYATEKVDLVTPIKDKKGKLSSYPKAGIHISQSLPGRNRTTTSTVYADGLPEITNNGQIEGVLKAPKFNVAAEHDAQVSAVLPKNADVVKTVILNFSDVHGADVQNFVNVAERYFQIYGRENVIVTSNGDGFTGSYLLNKNPEWGLSQMMHMGVDAWVMGNHEVDRARVFLSNLMYLKNEGLWTPGEAVSLVGSGPTFLSGRLRVLNKIEENTLPYVIKVTGKGERVAIVGLGKPGYGNVEYKQGIQEEAQEAFDVSLNRAIDALKGKQLDHIIILQHESLNDSRADSRAIAIAEALAQLPAEMKPLVRVVYEGHSHHVNHKVDSNNLLHLQGQGNGGAMWATVLYRVPGKSTYVSNVLWSGKEAGELTNFAENSLSKSMANATASLRDQITEDLNDPIVKLVGLRDHRTSGHSSFLEPAIGNMVADAFYWYAKKLSREVDNSQRLVLTDEGVAIPKDRIIGASSYQNTGKFKYNEYMTLSALTDHYPNPEPFAVRRITGQQLTDYIRENLVYWDASGEVVVSFAFSHNLRAVISGIKTERQANGKMKVTAAKVDVYVLTGAEGERKYTPIELDGTYYLAMPHHMMVGLYEASGFANTERYGDYTAIYKEEKLSFSDVMESFFRTASASRASKRPESMTPRKWYRSQALPIDVKPNHVPFREYYITDENGARTIIEESQIHWVKNRPYQKIDLGGRHILVPVQSIPVFETHAGRILNADNALPGGVLPDKATLDALYSGELSWGDVFGDGEAGAAGQTGGAVSETGAAQTPIAGTVAQAGEVQAASSQNKLGDKILGSGILQVVMVAGAALGLSLLDALTPGTGLLAAAVLPIGFKASSNKQSFVINPSTDTDNVAMIGLGTGDKKDWLQNNRTLKRERMDEMWAAIPTDIKQSIPKKFSLYRGMFLHSLNDLDNILANGLQLTKSLPHEAIFFQASFSNFNGGVKTDNPVLFYATEAFKGIPLLVMMKNGTENIAVRHDLIDSYRLVPQDISPEKFVTFAYLRHNGVKGWYQVAKADNGQILATPITDYFENDAKKLPQATPNNQSFAQTLGNFIQNNKFSTLLVAGVGVAWGFGLLDALSAGISLLPIVLSSLFNAKSSPKSSILKTLTISVDDTKNVLMPLSFFTQKEMDAWYALNPQYKNRYEQGFGTKQDLENTFLLNQRTEKMLGVGYNFENYLKDNFYHYASVQGRNLNLTKVRDILLRGLDTKTPVGGLFTADLESVPFVLAVKHSAKGKFGAGEILQESLSPKDFTAFAFLRGGWDLDMDWYQISVNKNGEIVAVPAERYFMNLQSRNNSPLRQAVKLAQEAVGQISSKVVSGWKTFKQKFATTAYLNPATDTDKVALPYINPSLSWDVAVGSPMAQEMQRAHAMFEAIPATINEQMLAKYFSLHTGALAPSLTELKGILTKGIESSKIPYQSVFSDELLFEQNPVFLSASSWLKGIPVLAMIKKDSSFATLSAEKYQGNSYVLEQGMDIPADQFVAFAYLNQNGVSGWYQVANGDNGKIVATPMAKYFASLERQNFTTGQKIVNFLKNNKLASFLLVGSAVAVGLGLLDVMTAGTGIFTAAILPVGLRSAADRKRLETNVNVAVKSVSDKMFSQPLNVPVGKHVSDVLMDQVLRSLKNIPIRQDSKELLAAQVGKELSQKLPHATRFTAASDKYSFISGEARSPKGLLKAIPNEMKAGADLYRGLRIFDLEDIQNILTTGLKVSQTRSSLKRNYLSSDISSAVLYSMQNPHIWSDFRQYDKESADQHAIPVIVGMKQTDKINVSSQGDEQVGITSQDIPASELSFVAAYMTINGNTGWYKLAIDNGEMVAMPFSTKQEFITNGLWHQVQDGGALAAQHSSKEKTFQSISKTVSNFFKKNKLASFVLMALGLGFLDALLSGTGLLTMAIVPFGFTGLDEEGLDILKEEQAVKSAYATTFNQDLQRHLANRAAGIEEAKEAPLSFDEVAPAPIPQPVLLQKKAHVFRAPIEKVGGVGAFVNWLTRLHPNRANKTVAVPTAARNTTSTVYINAPMQNLKDAPEILDMPNTKEALLATYAKNLPKGISPNVAKQTVILNFSDLHGLPATSVIQILEAHWDAFGRENVIVVSGGDIATGGYILNEHSELGAYILSHTDAALYGNHEFDMANDYVANLLTLKSFGLWSTNMAESKVGSGPAILGNQVRMFKGVIDTLPFTVKTTINKERVMVVGLPKAGYGNVFYTQPEQAHASVKETLDVAIAYAKQHPVDHIIIVAHEALNDHRADTRSKEIASALAAAPENIRKIVRVVYEGHSHKPQMWVSDTDNILHTQGSAKGEATNGIVGTVLYRVPGRATYVSTQLWNSTDGAMQAPVPGTAAHIYNTIEKQLENMHGGLDKPFALFTEPLARFKDEPNKGSAENGYINYHDNSASNFMADAERNAIKQKIRISPMTGVAELMDHGLGSAPVAIDKYQVIGAASKDNSGKVPYKGAMTLRLLSEHFPNPEPTSLARTTGLGFIELVKNNISIIDGKIVPTFYFSHNVRIAYDVEIGTRQVKKIVKEKVNGKEVAVEKEVSETYPVVHDVHVYMLGYDDKYTPIDEEGIYYLAMPDHMRVGWYEGKDIPFFLDKNPVYIEGLDRMSTTMQKFMQSAPVQLAQKIRLHPPHWYENQLAPVRPMVSDVDNPMNLPVFAPRYGRMLDLRSLPFIPTKEQLDALYAGELEYGDVFGDEDVGPISALPHLNLGGTPAGASAGVSASATQLTELVFKIRYLLMDPSIPTNQLERLVQIFQFLRRYANSVSQSQLNEFRKYVQQITATSKKPHAVMWLGPGFAFNDLEMAMSSYAGAFNMVIRANRQLQDIFQAIKPKQENTLILYGHGAIDQWPSVEQRTWLSVMGKDSIVSLEDLLRGLAKTKSSFTNIVLPTCLTGQVVEDWARISREHPELTRNVAIFTLGSRYLNTHPMYFRAGSYLNSAQGSIMRAWFNMLAANGDGIANRVIANGKVIEPLKLAIKKANEMISSASAEEVQQLTNLRDEIVSLKKIADASNPRELYKALLNHERAYPGKVDNLHKWMPVIGNQIMDTNQRPFSFGRLPQSFTWGIERWAVEIPVPFVHLDRNTVDFISQVALEAYEAALPLNATSDKKRQR